A stretch of the bacterium BMS3Abin02 genome encodes the following:
- the rpfG_3 gene encoding cyclic di-GMP phosphodiesterase response regulator RpfG, protein MIREQAARTALRSIQALARQMSLYPTGHPSTGEALEAATTAAETLARREDGEAVVTLFGDSIHLGRSILPHASLELSSLLRTLQSRGIESITFNAPVAGADVADLGAFIAGLSGDVPAEATIRLNESPFTRDDLETDGTGGVRRSYSRSLDVLRGMAAAIERDEQFDLSGVAWAVEHLVEQTISQPAASLLLSTMKSHDEYTFFHSVNVCILSIAMGRSIGLPKDQMSALAMGALLHDIGKVRVAPSILQYPGRLDAEQWRQIKLHPQEGAAAILAAAAPDQEIAATVAFEHHARYDGLGYPPAGRSLRDLHFYSRLVATADTYDAITTRRSYRRAETPNRALHVLLAGAGSIYDPDFTRAFIEMVGVYPPGSLLELSDGDVVMVTRANEGGGAPDVVLLRPSGEALLEEPVEATIGERTVADQLLPETVGVEAAALLERVGVIVQMV, encoded by the coding sequence ATGATCAGAGAACAGGCTGCCCGCACGGCTCTTCGTAGCATCCAGGCACTGGCACGTCAGATGAGTCTGTACCCGACCGGTCACCCATCGACCGGCGAGGCACTCGAGGCGGCCACGACGGCCGCGGAAACGCTGGCCCGCAGGGAAGACGGCGAGGCGGTCGTCACCCTGTTCGGCGACTCCATCCACCTTGGACGGTCGATCCTGCCTCATGCCTCGCTGGAGCTCAGCAGTCTCTTGCGAACGCTCCAGTCCCGGGGTATCGAATCGATCACGTTCAACGCTCCGGTCGCAGGAGCAGATGTCGCAGACCTCGGAGCCTTCATCGCCGGGTTGAGCGGTGACGTTCCTGCCGAAGCGACGATCCGGCTCAACGAGTCGCCGTTCACCAGAGACGATCTGGAAACCGACGGCACCGGCGGTGTGCGCAGGTCGTATTCGCGTTCACTCGACGTGCTACGCGGGATGGCGGCGGCAATCGAGCGCGACGAACAGTTCGACCTGTCGGGAGTGGCGTGGGCGGTCGAGCATCTGGTCGAACAGACCATTTCTCAGCCCGCCGCATCGCTGCTCCTCTCGACGATGAAGAGTCACGACGAGTACACGTTCTTCCATTCGGTGAACGTCTGCATTCTCTCGATCGCGATGGGTCGATCGATCGGTCTGCCGAAGGACCAGATGTCGGCCCTCGCGATGGGAGCGTTGCTCCACGACATCGGCAAGGTGCGGGTCGCGCCGTCGATCCTGCAGTATCCGGGCCGGCTCGACGCCGAACAATGGCGTCAGATCAAACTGCATCCGCAGGAGGGGGCTGCGGCGATCCTCGCCGCGGCGGCACCGGATCAAGAGATCGCCGCGACAGTGGCGTTCGAACACCACGCCCGGTATGACGGCCTGGGTTACCCGCCGGCCGGAAGATCGTTACGGGATCTGCACTTCTACAGCAGGCTTGTCGCCACTGCCGACACCTACGACGCGATCACGACTCGGCGCTCCTACCGCAGGGCAGAGACGCCCAACCGCGCCTTGCACGTCCTGCTGGCCGGCGCGGGCTCGATCTACGACCCGGATTTCACCAGGGCGTTCATCGAGATGGTTGGCGTCTATCCGCCCGGATCACTACTCGAACTCTCCGATGGAGATGTCGTGATGGTCACTCGCGCCAACGAAGGCGGCGGTGCACCCGACGTCGTGCTGCTTCGTCCCTCCGGAGAAGCGCTTCTGGAGGAACCTGTCGAGGCGACAATCGGGGAGCGGACGGTTGCCGACCAGTTGCTTCCGGAGACGGTCGGCGTCGAAGCGGCCGCGCTGCTCGAGCGGGTCGGTGTCATCGTGCAGATGGTGTAG
- the degU_2 gene encoding transcriptional regulatory protein DegU, with amino-acid sequence MITVLVVDDSPLFVTGLSAALVNAGFDVVGQAEDAMTALTMARSLRPDMVVLDVLMPGMSGLEVVGSIREASGGANVVLLTSSESEEDLLSAIKSGARGYVVKDTPFPELVESMRAVWEGGAVVSPRMGAKLFDTVAGLLKHREVISRRKPELTGRELEVLGLISSGMTSRQIGEKLYISENTVKNHVRNILDKLGLHSRNEAVLYAVREELIQIGG; translated from the coding sequence ATGATCACCGTACTGGTCGTCGACGACTCTCCGCTGTTCGTTACCGGGCTCTCTGCCGCGCTCGTGAACGCGGGGTTCGATGTCGTCGGCCAGGCCGAGGATGCGATGACGGCGTTGACGATGGCCCGCTCACTTCGGCCGGACATGGTTGTGCTCGATGTGTTGATGCCGGGCATGTCGGGCCTGGAGGTCGTCGGTTCGATTCGAGAGGCTTCGGGCGGCGCGAATGTCGTCCTGCTCACGTCCAGCGAATCGGAGGAGGACCTGCTGTCGGCCATCAAGTCCGGCGCCAGGGGATACGTCGTCAAGGACACCCCGTTCCCGGAGCTCGTCGAGTCGATGCGCGCCGTGTGGGAAGGTGGAGCCGTTGTTTCCCCGCGCATGGGAGCGAAACTGTTCGATACGGTCGCCGGTCTGCTCAAACATCGGGAGGTCATCTCCAGGCGCAAGCCGGAACTCACGGGCCGTGAGCTCGAAGTGCTCGGCCTCATTTCCTCAGGTATGACCAGTCGCCAGATCGGTGAGAAGCTGTACATCTCCGAGAACACGGTCAAGAACCACGTTCGCAATATCCTCGACAAACTCGGATTGCATTCGAGAAACGAAGCCGTCCTCTACGCTGTACGCGAGGAATTGATTCAGATCGGCGGGTAG